One segment of candidate division KSB1 bacterium DNA contains the following:
- a CDS encoding response regulator: MAEKIRKTVLIADDEPGYRTVLEESFSEAGREEDCPYEFDVDVTQSATECIQRVRAKNYDVLVLDVRMEEELSGLQALYDIFRELHHERPVRIIFTGFPDYRQCVEAMRHGAWDYIIKQDVPSGPGGREIKAPRVVVNSAVARLRFLDLREEQKRIISKQWLPEHYAELEEKYGGQLVALWHHPEVKVIARGRDAFELEEALRDWRAVHQAWEQPLILNLISREH; the protein is encoded by the coding sequence ATGGCCGAGAAAATAAGGAAGACCGTGCTCATAGCCGACGACGAACCTGGGTATCGCACGGTTCTGGAGGAAAGCTTCAGTGAGGCAGGCAGAGAAGAGGACTGCCCGTACGAGTTTGATGTGGATGTAACACAGAGCGCAACGGAGTGCATCCAGCGGGTCCGGGCGAAGAACTATGATGTTTTGGTACTCGACGTCCGCATGGAGGAGGAGCTGAGCGGGCTCCAAGCGCTCTATGACATCTTCCGGGAATTACATCATGAGCGACCGGTGCGCATTATCTTCACCGGCTTTCCGGATTACAGGCAGTGCGTTGAGGCGATGCGGCACGGCGCGTGGGACTATATCATAAAGCAGGACGTGCCTTCCGGACCGGGAGGACGAGAAATAAAGGCCCCAAGGGTGGTCGTCAACTCAGCAGTGGCGCGGCTTCGTTTCCTTGACCTTCGGGAAGAACAAAAGCGTATCATCTCGAAGCAGTGGCTTCCGGAACATTATGCTGAGCTTGAGGAGAAGTACGGTGGACAACTGGTTGCCCTCTGGCATCACCCGGAGGTGAAAGTGATCGCGCGCGGTAGAGACGCCTTCGAGCTTGAGGAGGCGCTCAGGGATTGGAGGGCTGTCCATCAAGCTTGGGAACAGCCCCTGATCTTGAACCTAATCTCTCGTGAACACTAG